One Sandaracinaceae bacterium DNA window includes the following coding sequences:
- a CDS encoding ATP-binding protein, with the protein MTGDPANADLRRDRALCVVAAVVVLGFHWLTRRNEPGSIDPLEHRLVLAGAFLALAAGSYVHAFVRRHLTLVFHGLATVYAVWIVWTIHVNHFGSDKVMALFALVLGTSLIFRHLRPLAAYLGVVACAVVAAVLLAHRPETPPLMFLARFSALAVAILVLVGWRDRALRRAREERERYRRLFDSNPVPIVVHVEERIVDANAAALQLVRAPSVDAVRGRPIGEFISPPEQPSVIERIRKRSPGEPGEPIELTARRLDGSYVECEVRGSPTVHEGRAATQVVIVDISERRRVERLQEDFVSAVSHELRTPLTSIHGSLSLLEANVGGELSEKSAQLVQLAKRNTGRLRGLIDDLLDLRKIEAGRLSFHFEDADLVPLVAEQLADLRPLGSSRGVQVSLDSHVDTAPVTLDVGRFEQVLTNLASNAFKHAPEGSSVDVAIRAAHDGFEVSVRDRGPGVPPEFVPRLFDKFSQADGDDARRSQGTGLGLSIAHEIVAQHDGELRYADAEDGGATFTIWLPRRR; encoded by the coding sequence GTGACCGGCGATCCCGCGAACGCGGACCTCCGGCGCGATCGCGCGCTGTGCGTCGTCGCCGCGGTGGTCGTGCTGGGGTTCCACTGGCTCACGCGCCGGAACGAGCCGGGCTCGATCGACCCGCTCGAGCACCGGCTGGTGCTGGCCGGCGCCTTCCTCGCCCTCGCGGCGGGGAGCTACGTCCACGCGTTCGTCCGCCGCCACCTGACGCTCGTGTTCCACGGGCTGGCCACGGTGTACGCCGTGTGGATCGTGTGGACGATCCACGTCAATCACTTCGGCAGCGACAAGGTGATGGCGCTCTTCGCGCTGGTGCTCGGGACGAGCTTGATCTTCCGCCACCTGCGCCCGCTCGCCGCCTACCTGGGCGTCGTCGCCTGCGCCGTGGTCGCCGCGGTCCTGCTCGCGCACCGGCCCGAGACGCCGCCGCTGATGTTCCTGGCGCGCTTCTCCGCGCTCGCCGTGGCGATCCTGGTGCTGGTGGGTTGGCGGGATCGGGCGCTCCGACGCGCGCGCGAGGAGCGGGAGCGCTACCGGCGCCTCTTCGACTCGAACCCGGTGCCGATCGTCGTGCACGTCGAGGAGCGCATCGTCGACGCCAACGCCGCCGCCCTCCAGCTGGTGCGCGCGCCCTCGGTGGATGCGGTGCGCGGGCGCCCCATCGGTGAATTCATCTCGCCCCCGGAGCAGCCCAGCGTCATCGAGCGCATCCGGAAACGCAGCCCGGGTGAGCCCGGAGAGCCGATCGAGCTGACGGCCCGCCGCCTCGACGGGAGCTACGTGGAGTGCGAGGTGCGGGGCAGCCCCACCGTGCACGAGGGGCGAGCCGCCACGCAGGTCGTGATCGTGGACATCTCCGAGCGTCGGCGCGTCGAGCGATTGCAAGAGGACTTCGTGAGCGCCGTGAGCCACGAGCTCCGTACGCCGCTCACGTCCATCCACGGGTCGCTCTCGCTGCTCGAGGCGAACGTGGGCGGCGAGCTGAGCGAGAAGTCGGCCCAGCTGGTCCAGCTCGCGAAGCGCAACACCGGGCGGCTCCGCGGGCTCATCGACGACCTGCTCGACCTGCGCAAGATCGAGGCGGGGCGGCTCAGCTTTCACTTCGAGGACGCCGATCTGGTGCCGCTCGTGGCCGAGCAGCTCGCGGACCTGCGGCCGCTCGGATCGTCGCGCGGCGTGCAGGTGTCGCTCGACTCGCACGTGGACACCGCGCCCGTCACCCTCGACGTCGGCCGCTTCGAGCAGGTGCTCACCAACCTCGCGTCGAACGCCTTCAAGCACGCGCCCGAGGGCTCGAGCGTCGACGTGGCGATCCGGGCCGCCCACGACGGCTTCGAGGTGAGCGTCCGCGACAGAGGCCCGGGCGTGCCGCCCGAATTCGTCCCGCGCCTCTTCGACAAGTTCTCGCAGGCCGACGGAGACGACGCGCGCCGGAGCCAGGGCACCGGCCTCGGGCTCTCGATCGCGCACGAGATCGTCGCGCAGCACGACGGGGAGCTCCGCTACGCGGACGCGGAGGACGGCGGCGCGACCTTCACCATATGGCTGCCGCGCAGGCGGTGA
- a CDS encoding thioredoxin domain-containing protein, which produces MKRAHPAVLLLRLSALTALAFSVALAIDYYGPRSTFCGADGGCAHVAGSAIGQLIGPWLPALGLLVYTSIFVGSLFSSREALRTMSLLAIAGAVGAAVFLGLQGLVIGEWCVLCVGVDTAAIVGGIAGGWILRAELGEPGAKSTLASPWWGLFAVAAVGPLLWIFAFPDPDLPAPIVERWDRTADVNIVEMADFECPYCRALDPVLHEAIEESGLDVHLTRIMVPLPFHEHARGAAAAFFCAQREGKGDEMASHLFAAEEIGREGLLTAARELSLDVAAFEGCLDEDAIDDAIDADMEDARRAGMEGLPTVWVGERALVGFDGRSGARPYVEAIHAAARDGGRRVRWWLFLVLIFGAGFIALAGDRLRQRAARAARPEPEPPAEKKRRRKKRA; this is translated from the coding sequence GTGAAGCGCGCGCATCCCGCCGTCTTGCTCTTGCGTCTGAGCGCCCTGACCGCGCTCGCCTTCAGCGTGGCGCTCGCCATCGACTACTACGGGCCACGCTCCACGTTCTGTGGCGCGGACGGAGGCTGCGCCCACGTGGCCGGCTCCGCGATCGGCCAGCTGATCGGCCCGTGGCTGCCGGCCCTCGGCCTCCTCGTGTACACGTCGATCTTCGTCGGCAGCCTGTTCTCGAGCCGCGAGGCGCTCCGGACGATGAGCCTGCTGGCGATCGCCGGGGCCGTCGGCGCCGCCGTGTTCCTCGGCCTCCAGGGCCTGGTGATCGGCGAGTGGTGCGTGCTCTGCGTCGGGGTCGACACGGCGGCGATCGTCGGCGGCATCGCGGGGGGCTGGATCCTGCGGGCCGAGCTCGGCGAGCCGGGGGCGAAGAGCACGCTCGCCAGCCCGTGGTGGGGTCTCTTCGCGGTGGCCGCCGTCGGTCCGCTCCTCTGGATCTTCGCCTTCCCCGACCCCGATCTCCCGGCGCCCATCGTCGAGCGCTGGGACCGCACCGCCGACGTGAACATCGTCGAGATGGCGGACTTCGAGTGCCCCTACTGCCGCGCGCTGGATCCGGTGCTGCACGAGGCCATCGAGGAGAGCGGGCTCGACGTGCACCTGACCCGCATCATGGTCCCGCTGCCCTTCCACGAGCACGCGCGCGGGGCGGCGGCGGCCTTCTTCTGCGCCCAGCGAGAGGGGAAGGGCGACGAGATGGCGAGCCACCTCTTCGCGGCCGAGGAGATCGGGCGCGAGGGCCTGCTCACGGCGGCGCGCGAGCTCTCCCTGGACGTGGCCGCGTTCGAGGGCTGCCTCGATGAAGACGCCATCGACGACGCGATCGACGCCGACATGGAGGACGCCCGACGGGCCGGCATGGAGGGGCTCCCCACGGTCTGGGTGGGCGAGCGCGCGCTCGTCGGCTTCGACGGCCGCAGCGGGGCGCGCCCCTACGTCGAGGCGATCCACGCCGCGGCCCGCGACGGCGGCCGGCGCGTGCGCTGGTGGCTCTTCCTCGTGCTCATCTTCGGGGCCGGGTTCATCGCGCTGGCCGGCGATCGTCTTCGTCAGCGCGCCGCCCGCGCGGCCAGGCCGGAGCCCGAGCCGCCGGCGGAGAAGAAGCGTCGCCGCAAGAAGCGGGCGTGA
- a CDS encoding gamma-glutamylcyclotransferase, translated as MLYFGYGSNLCAVDFARWCEARGHTRVGVRPVGVGWLPDHEVVFHYHSRARRGGALSVRPRRGSSVPGVLYEVDAAGWVALDDKEGAPDFYARVAKDAITEAGDEVRVTTYEVVEARRQASHVPPTEEYVETVRRGLAAHALPDDQVVAAARSLRTPPLPRAIFVYGTLMRGQLREPCLGRYAPERWEPARARGRLVHLGAYPGLLPDERAEVRGELVTLGDPGDALRELDEIEDFLGYGREGSLYRRVVTRAHTARGAELAWTYRYLGGGTIIPSGDWRSV; from the coding sequence GTGCTCTACTTCGGCTACGGCTCGAACCTCTGCGCGGTGGACTTCGCCCGGTGGTGCGAAGCGCGGGGTCACACACGCGTCGGAGTGCGCCCCGTCGGCGTGGGCTGGCTCCCCGACCACGAGGTCGTGTTCCACTACCACTCGCGCGCGCGCCGCGGTGGGGCGCTGAGCGTGCGGCCCCGGCGAGGCTCGTCGGTCCCGGGCGTGCTCTACGAGGTGGACGCGGCCGGCTGGGTCGCCCTCGACGACAAGGAGGGCGCGCCGGACTTCTACGCGCGGGTGGCGAAGGACGCGATCACGGAGGCGGGCGACGAGGTGCGCGTGACGACCTACGAGGTGGTCGAGGCGCGCCGCCAGGCGAGCCACGTGCCGCCCACCGAGGAGTACGTGGAGACGGTGCGCCGGGGGCTCGCAGCCCACGCCCTGCCCGACGACCAGGTCGTCGCCGCGGCGCGGAGCCTGCGCACGCCGCCGCTCCCGCGCGCCATCTTCGTCTACGGCACGCTGATGCGCGGGCAGCTCCGCGAGCCCTGTCTCGGTCGGTACGCGCCGGAGCGCTGGGAGCCGGCGAGGGCGCGGGGACGGCTCGTGCACCTCGGCGCCTACCCCGGGCTGCTTCCCGACGAGCGGGCCGAGGTCCGGGGCGAGCTGGTCACGCTGGGCGACCCCGGCGACGCGCTGCGGGAGCTCGACGAGATCGAGGACTTCCTCGGCTACGGGCGCGAGGGCTCGCTCTACCGGCGCGTGGTCACGCGGGCCCACACCGCGCGCGGCGCGGAGCTGGCGTGGACGTACCGCTACCTCGGCGGCGGCACCATCATCCCTTCGGGCGACTGGCGGTCCGTGTAG
- a CDS encoding RNA polymerase sigma factor → MDLDACSDEALMAAYLCGDQAAHRALFDRLAPQLTASIRRHLKDHADAEDVLQRTFLAVHRARHDFRAGAKVRPWVFTIAMNLVRDTFRRRKRQRESPLELDGRHDPAVVADRFEREEDARLVRRALATLPADQRRAIELHWLEERPFAEIADIVGASVSAVKVRAHRGYKKMRRWLETETAPHT, encoded by the coding sequence ATGGACCTCGACGCGTGCAGCGACGAAGCGCTGATGGCGGCCTATCTGTGCGGCGATCAGGCCGCGCACCGCGCGCTCTTCGACCGCCTGGCCCCGCAGCTGACCGCCTCGATCCGGCGACACCTGAAGGACCACGCGGACGCCGAGGACGTGCTCCAGCGGACCTTCCTCGCCGTGCACCGCGCCCGCCACGACTTCCGGGCTGGGGCCAAGGTCCGGCCCTGGGTGTTCACCATCGCGATGAACCTGGTCCGCGACACCTTCCGGCGGCGCAAGCGCCAGCGCGAGAGCCCGCTCGAGCTCGACGGGCGCCACGATCCCGCGGTGGTCGCCGATCGGTTCGAGCGCGAGGAGGACGCGCGCCTGGTGCGCCGAGCCCTCGCCACCCTGCCGGCCGACCAGCGCCGCGCGATCGAGCTCCACTGGCTCGAGGAGCGCCCCTTCGCCGAGATCGCCGACATCGTCGGGGCCAGCGTGAGCGCGGTGAAGGTGCGGGCGCACCGCGGCTACAAGAAGATGCGGCGCTGGCTCGAAACCGAGACCGCGCCGCATACGTAA
- a CDS encoding NADP-dependent oxidoreductase: MRAARIHRYGPPEVLQVDDVPPPEPGPRDLLVQVRASSVNPVDVKIRSGGQRALIHYRLPWTLGLDFSGEVVAVGRDVTRFRVGDEVYGSPTHRRPGCYAEQLAVDERVAARKPRNLSHEEAASIPLVGLTAWDALVVKGRLKRGDRALIHAGSGGVGTFAIQLAKDLGAEVATTCSEANAELVLGLGADRHVDYRAEKFEEVLGKQDFVLDALGGETRDRSLKALKRGGHLSTMIGGFPAATKKYGVVLGAPIALGQLASVTLRGWARGVGVHHVLRESSGELLAQITRRIEAGAIRAVIDRTFPLEEIAAAHAYSETGRARGKIVISL, from the coding sequence ATGCGCGCCGCTCGGATTCATCGCTACGGTCCGCCCGAGGTTCTGCAGGTGGACGACGTCCCGCCCCCCGAGCCCGGCCCACGCGATCTGCTCGTGCAGGTGCGCGCCTCGAGCGTGAACCCGGTCGACGTGAAGATCCGGAGCGGCGGCCAGCGCGCGCTGATCCACTACCGCCTGCCGTGGACGCTCGGGCTCGACTTCAGCGGGGAGGTCGTGGCGGTCGGCAGAGACGTCACGCGCTTCCGCGTCGGGGACGAGGTCTACGGCTCGCCGACCCACCGTCGCCCCGGGTGCTACGCGGAGCAGCTCGCGGTGGACGAGCGGGTCGCGGCTCGCAAGCCGAGGAACCTGAGCCACGAGGAGGCGGCGTCGATCCCGCTCGTCGGGCTGACCGCGTGGGACGCGCTCGTGGTGAAGGGGCGCCTGAAGCGCGGGGACCGGGCGCTGATCCACGCGGGCTCGGGCGGGGTGGGGACGTTCGCGATCCAGCTCGCCAAGGATCTGGGCGCCGAGGTGGCCACGACGTGCAGCGAGGCCAACGCGGAGCTGGTCCTCGGGCTGGGCGCCGACCGGCACGTGGACTACCGCGCGGAGAAGTTCGAGGAGGTCCTCGGGAAGCAAGACTTCGTGCTCGACGCGCTGGGCGGGGAGACCCGCGACCGGTCGCTGAAGGCGCTGAAGCGCGGCGGCCACCTGAGCACGATGATCGGCGGCTTCCCGGCCGCGACCAAGAAGTACGGCGTGGTGCTCGGCGCACCCATCGCGCTGGGGCAGCTCGCGAGCGTCACGCTGCGAGGCTGGGCGCGCGGCGTCGGCGTGCACCACGTCCTGCGGGAGAGCAGCGGGGAGCTCCTGGCGCAGATCACGCGGCGCATCGAGGCGGGGGCGATCCGCGCGGTGATCGACCGGACCTTCCCGCTCGAAGAGATCGCCGCCGCGCACGCCTACAGCGAGACGGGGCGCGCGCGCGGCAAGATCGTGATCAGTCTTTGA